In Paludibaculum fermentans, the genomic stretch CGACTTCACGGGCCACGGCTTCCCTGGCCCCAGCGGTGTGATGAATTCGGAAGAATACGTCATGGTGGAAGTAGGGTTGTACGGCGCGCCGGGCGACCAGTTGAACATTTCGATCGACCACTTCTCCCTGCGGATCAATGGGAAGAAAGTGCCGCTGCCCAGCCAGCCGTACGGCCTGGTGGTGAAGTCGCTGAAGGACCCGGATTACGAGCAGCCGAAGAAGCAGGAGTCGAAGTCGAGCATCGGCGGCAGCGGCGGCGGAGCCCAGGGCGACCCGCCCCCCATGCCAGCCAAACTGCCTATCGAGGTCGTGCGGTCCATCACGCAGCGTGCCCAGAAGGCGTCGCTGCTGGAAGGCGAACGGACCCTGCCGCAAGCCGGGCTCCTGTATTTCCAGTACCGGGGCAAGACCGAAAAGATTCAGACCGTCGAACTGCTGTACGACGGCCCGGCCGGCAAGGCCACGATCCCGCTGCAGTAGGCAGATCCGTCCAGATACAGGAAAGGCTCCCCGAGTCCACCGGGGAGCCTTTTCCGTTGTGTAGGCTGGATTACTTCTTGACCTTGACGGCCTTGGGCTTGCTGGGGTTCGTCACCTGGATGTGGTTTTCCACCGAGAAGACGCCAGGCACGCTGTTGGCCTGCATCACCGCCACCTGCTGATCGGCCGCATTGTCCACGACTCCATCCAGCGTGACATTGCCGTTGTTCACGATGATGTGAATCGGATGCCAGCCGATGGGCGGATCGTTGGTAATGCCGCCAGCCACGCGCGCCGGGCTGATCCACAGCGGGGTGCCGCGGCCGGGATTGTAACGGCTGAGAATCGGGTGATAGTAAATCGCCACATAGGTGCGAGCGCGAATCACGTCATCATTCGGAGACAGGGACAAGACTTTAATCTCGTTCATCACATTGGTGACGCCTTCAATCTTCTTCACCACGCGCTCCGCTGAATCTTTCAAGATCGGCCGGGACGCGAAACCTCGCAATGTTACCGTGTAGTCCTTAATCTGGTAAGTGATGCTGTCGAAGACACCGTAATCAGTGAGCGACAGAATCTCCTTCTCTACCTGGCGGGCCATCTGCAGTACCGACTGCGGAGTCTGCGTTTTCTGGGCCGCCGCGATGGGATCCTCATCCTGCTTCTGTGCAAAGGCAGGGGCGACCCACAGCATGGCAGTGAGGGCGCCGCCGATTAGAGCTTTCGTGCTTTTCATGCTTTCCTCCTCTGAGCCAGCCCAATGCTATCTGGTCTCACACCCTTGAGATGAACGCATTGATAACTAGGTTTCGATAAAGAGATCCGGATCCGCATCGATTAGGGAGGCGGCCGGGCGATGAAAACAGAAAGTTAGCAGAATCGCGGATGTAAGCGGTTTTATTCCGCCCGCACCGGAATAACCGGCTCCCGGATCAGGGTGGATTCAGATTATCCGCGGCGGAAGCGCCCGGGCGTCGAAGGGCCGCGCTTGACGGTGGCTGGATCCACAAGCCGGCGGCCCGGTACGCCCTCGATGAGGGGGGTGTTCCTGACGGTCGCCGCATTCCGGGCGGGCTTGGCCAGGGCAATCAACTCGGCGCCAGTGAGGTCGCGCCAGACGCCGGGCGCCAGGCCCTCGATGGTCAGCTTGCCGATGCCCACGCGGACCAGTCGCAGCGTCGGCAGGCCCGCGGCGGCTGTCATGCGGCGTACCTGGCGGTTGCGCCCTTCGGTGAGGATCAACTCGAGCCAGGCGGTCGGAATCAGGCGGCGGAAACGGATGGGCGGATCGCGCGGCGGCAGCGACGGCTCGCCCTCGAGCATTCGTACCTGGGCAGGACGGGTCTTGCGGCCCTGGATCTCGACGCCCTGGCACAAGGCGGCCACGGCTTCCGGAGTGGGCGTCCCCTCCACCTGGGCCCAGTACGTTCTGGGATGCTCAAAGCGCGGATCGGTCAGGCGATGTTGCAGCGCGCCATCGCTAGTGAGCAGTAGCAGTCCTTCGCTGTCCGCGTCCAACCGGCCGGCGGCAAACACGCCGGGCACGTCGATGAAGTCCTTCAACGTCGGACGGCCGGTGCCGCTCTCGTCGGTGAACTGGGTCAGCACCCCGTAAGGTTTGTAGAACAGCAGGTGGCGGTGCGGCTGAATGTCCTTGGAGTCCATTTCGGTCTTCCGTACGGGCATTAGCGCAGTTCCCGCTTCAGCCACTCGACAACCTTGGGCTTCCAGGTGTGCCAGGCGGGATCCTTCTCCATACCCTCCACGCCGTGCGGAGCGCCTTCGATCAGCAGCACCTCACAGCGCGCGCCCGCAGCCTTCATCTGGTCGCACATAGCGGGCGACTGCTGCCACGGGACAGCCTTGTCCGCCGTGCCGTGAATGAACAGGAAGGGCGGCATCTTCTTATGGATGTAAGTGGCCGGTGAGGCGGCCTTGTAGGTGGCGTCGCTGCCATCGGGCAGGAACTGCTCGAGGTTCTTCGATTTGCCGCGCTGCTGGTTGATGAGCGGCAGATCATTCAGACCATAGAAATCGACTACCGTCTTCACCTTGACCTTGCCGCGTGCGCCCGCCAACGCCACCAGGTGCCCGCCCGCCGATTCGCCCATGAGGGCGATGCGTTTGGGATCGATGTTCCACTTCTTCGCATTGGCCTGGACCCAAGTCACCGCGGCTTCCACATCTTCCACCGCCGCCGGGTATTTCCACTGCGGCGCCAGACGGTAGTTGATGGTGAACCAGGCGATGCCCGCGTCGGTCAGAGTGGGGAACCACGGATTGATGTACGTCCGCTTGGTGCCCGCGTTCCACCCTCCGCCGTGCACCAGGATGACGGCCGGCTGCGCCTTGGCGCTGGCCGGGATCCACGCATCGAGGGTGAGCGAGACCCCGGCCGGCTTGGCGAACTCGACATCCTTCAGGTCAGTGGCGGCTGGTGGCGGAGCGGCCCACAACGTAGAGCAAGCCAGCAGGACGAGGGCGGCGGCATGGAGTTTCATTTGGGTCCATTGTGCGCCGCCGGGCCCGGCCGGGTCCAGTCGGACCCGTGCTAGCGCGGCATCGCGACGGTCTTCGGCTCCAGGCCGGCCTTGGCCAGCGCCGCGTAGACCACGAAACCGGTGATGAAGCTGTAGAGCACCGCCGGCTGCGAGAACTCCTGCACTTCCTTGCTCACCGGCAGGAACGGGATGATGCCCACGAAGAAGCCCACGGCCCAGGCGCCGTAGCCGGCCCAGTTGATGCCTTCGCGCGGACCGGCCCACTTCTTGCCCGAGAGGAAGTAGTCGGCGGCCATGGCTCCGCAGATGGGGCCGAATGAGGCTCCGACGATGGTGAAGAAGCCGACGAGGTTCTCGGCCACGCCACTGACGGCCAGGATGATGGCAACGGTCATGCCCGCCATGGTCGAGCCCATGCGCGAGACGCCCGGCAGCATGGTGGAGAAGCTGTTGCCGGCGATGAACGACGAGAAGCAGGCGGGCGGGATCGAAGCCAGCGTGAACAGGAAGAACATGGCCGTGGCCAGCGGTCCGCCGATGCCGGAAACCACGGCGTCGTAGTTGTAGCCCTGGACGTTCGGCATCATCACGCGGGCCCCGGCGACCGAGACCAGCGGGAGTCCGCCGGCAATCATGATGGCGGCGACGATGCCCACCAGTCCGCCCCATTTCACATCGCTGGTGTTGCGGGCGTTGCTGCCGAAGTCTGTGCCGGCGGCTCCGGCTGTCGCGAAGAAGCCGATGACGATCTGCAGCAGCATCGTGAAGGCGACGAACGAGTTCGGCTCGGACGGCACGTGACCGGAGATGCCCGGCGAGACTTTCACGAAGACGACCAGGATCATCAGCAGCGGAATGAAGTTTAGGAACGTGGCGATGCGCGCGACGTACTGGATGCCCATCACCCCGATCCACGCCATCAGGTAGCCCCAGATGACGCCCGTCACAATGAACGGCATGGTCCCCGCCTTGGCCTCGATGCCCAGCGCCGTCAGGACGAACTTCGTGGCAAAGAACGTGCCCACCGCCAGCCAGCCCACCTGCAGCAGGCCCATCAGCAATCCGGGCATGGCGTAGCCGCCGCGCGTGCCGAACGTGGAGCTGCCGATCACGTACAGCGGGTACCCGGTCTTCATGCCGAGGATGGCCGGCACATAGTAGTACAGGGCGTAGCTCAGCAGGCCAGCCGCGGCCAGGGCCAGCAGGCAGACCGTCAGTGTGCCGCGCGTGATGGTTCCGGCGGCGATGGAGTTGTAGAAGGCGATCCAGAGGAAGACGCCTGCATAACTGGGAGCGGTGTTTTTGTACCACGGGGCCCGATTCGAGACGGGGTTGGGTACGGCTTTGGAGAGGTAGTCAGGCAGCATACAAGGCTGCCGAATCTTATCAGAACTTCGAGTGGAGTGCGCGGGTGATGCGCGGACAGGCTAATGGATGCGGGCCGAGAGATTAGTCATCATCTTCTCGAACTTCACGCGCTGCTCCGGCGTGAGCACATGCGTGATGCGCTGTTTGCCATCGGAGCGGAAGTCGTCCATCTGGCCCTGCAGGTTCTGGTAGTAGAGGACGAACTCGTCCAGCACGGTCTCAATCTGTACGGCCTGTTCCGGTGTGAGGTTGAGTTCCTTGCGCATCATCTCGAGCGTCAGCTCGCGGCCGCCCTCTTTCCAATATGGCCCGGAAGCGGGCCGGTTGGCTGTCAGGCGCACGGTCAGCGCACCGGCTGCCGCGCCGCACAGGAAGATGGTCAGCAACAACATCACGATCCTGGGGTTGTGCCAGGAGGGCCGGTTGTCGGCAAGACTGGATCGCACACTCACCTTGAAATAATACTCCCCGCGGCTAGTCGGACGAGACGGGCAGAGCCGAAGCGGTGGCGCCGGTACTGTAAGTCGCCAGGTTCACCAAAACCACTTCGCGATCGTGGCGAGGATCGTCGCCGCTGGCATGCGGCAAATCGTAGCCGGCCATGATCGTCATGGGATCGCTCTCGGTCGCTGTGGAGCTGGAATTCGTCTGGAACACAGCCGAGGTGAGGACTACGAACAGAGCCAGTGAGGCGTACATGAGCCGTTTGCCGAAGGCCGGCTCCAGGAAAATAGACCAGAACGAATTGCCGGTTTGGGCTTCGATGCGATCCATGACCCGGGCGTAGAAACCCGGTGCCGGCTCGGCATCCGCCGGGGCACGCAGCGTCCGGAGCAGGGTCACCTGTTCAACCAATTGACCCACTTCGTCCCGACACTCCGCGCACACGCTCAGATGACGTTCCAGACCCTGGTATCGATGCGAATCCACCTTACCGGAGAGGAAGTCTTCAAGTCCGTCCTCGATGGGCTGATGCATAACCGTCTTCCCTCAAAAGTATCCGTTGCTCGGACTCCTGCTTAGGCCGCTGGTCTCTTTCCCTGCACCGTCCGGCTCATGTCGCCCGGTCCGGCCGCCAACGTGCCGCCGCTTTCAACCCCGTGGGGAACTAAACCCCTTGGGATTATCATACCCGGACCACTCGTGGTTGCAAGTGGTTCCGGTGAATCCTATTCCGCTGTCAACCGGGCCCCTG encodes the following:
- a CDS encoding BON domain-containing protein, yielding MKSTKALIGGALTAMLWVAPAFAQKQDEDPIAAAQKTQTPQSVLQMARQVEKEILSLTDYGVFDSITYQIKDYTVTLRGFASRPILKDSAERVVKKIEGVTNVMNEIKVLSLSPNDDVIRARTYVAIYYHPILSRYNPGRGTPLWISPARVAGGITNDPPIGWHPIHIIVNNGNVTLDGVVDNAADQQVAVMQANSVPGVFSVENHIQVTNPSKPKAVKVKK
- a CDS encoding pseudouridine synthase → MPVRKTEMDSKDIQPHRHLLFYKPYGVLTQFTDESGTGRPTLKDFIDVPGVFAAGRLDADSEGLLLLTSDGALQHRLTDPRFEHPRTYWAQVEGTPTPEAVAALCQGVEIQGRKTRPAQVRMLEGEPSLPPRDPPIRFRRLIPTAWLELILTEGRNRQVRRMTAAAGLPTLRLVRVGIGKLTIEGLAPGVWRDLTGAELIALAKPARNAATVRNTPLIEGVPGRRLVDPATVKRGPSTPGRFRRG
- a CDS encoding alpha/beta hydrolase: MKLHAAALVLLACSTLWAAPPPAATDLKDVEFAKPAGVSLTLDAWIPASAKAQPAVILVHGGGWNAGTKRTYINPWFPTLTDAGIAWFTINYRLAPQWKYPAAVEDVEAAVTWVQANAKKWNIDPKRIALMGESAGGHLVALAGARGKVKVKTVVDFYGLNDLPLINQQRGKSKNLEQFLPDGSDATYKAASPATYIHKKMPPFLFIHGTADKAVPWQQSPAMCDQMKAAGARCEVLLIEGAPHGVEGMEKDPAWHTWKPKVVEWLKRELR
- a CDS encoding cytosine permease yields the protein MLPDYLSKAVPNPVSNRAPWYKNTAPSYAGVFLWIAFYNSIAAGTITRGTLTVCLLALAAAGLLSYALYYYVPAILGMKTGYPLYVIGSSTFGTRGGYAMPGLLMGLLQVGWLAVGTFFATKFVLTALGIEAKAGTMPFIVTGVIWGYLMAWIGVMGIQYVARIATFLNFIPLLMILVVFVKVSPGISGHVPSEPNSFVAFTMLLQIVIGFFATAGAAGTDFGSNARNTSDVKWGGLVGIVAAIMIAGGLPLVSVAGARVMMPNVQGYNYDAVVSGIGGPLATAMFFLFTLASIPPACFSSFIAGNSFSTMLPGVSRMGSTMAGMTVAIILAVSGVAENLVGFFTIVGASFGPICGAMAADYFLSGKKWAGPREGINWAGYGAWAVGFFVGIIPFLPVSKEVQEFSQPAVLYSFITGFVVYAALAKAGLEPKTVAMPR
- a CDS encoding anti-sigma factor family protein; the encoded protein is MHQPIEDGLEDFLSGKVDSHRYQGLERHLSVCAECRDEVGQLVEQVTLLRTLRAPADAEPAPGFYARVMDRIEAQTGNSFWSIFLEPAFGKRLMYASLALFVVLTSAVFQTNSSSTATESDPMTIMAGYDLPHASGDDPRHDREVVLVNLATYSTGATASALPVSSD